One genomic window of Medicago truncatula cultivar Jemalong A17 chromosome 1, MtrunA17r5.0-ANR, whole genome shotgun sequence includes the following:
- the LOC25485780 gene encoding protein LIGHT-DEPENDENT SHORT HYPOCOTYLS 4: protein MNSLQEFESSTNNKDMMNTNPMINITNPSSSMTMTIPSSSTTSASSSSTATTSPPSTTSTTTPSRYENQKRRDWNTFGQYLRNHRPPLSLSRCSGAHVLEFLRYLDQFGKTKVHTLICPFYGHPNPPASCPCPLRQAWGSLDALIGRLRAAFEENGGKPEANPFGARAVRLYLREVRDSQAKARGISYEKKKRKRPPQPPPPPPSNNATITDLH, encoded by the coding sequence ATGAATTCTCTTCAAGAATTTGAATCATCAACCAACAACAAAGACATGATGAACACAAACCCTATGATCAACATAACAAACCCATCATCATCGATGACGATGACCATACCATCATCCTCTACAACATCAGCATCATCCTCATCAACAGCAACAACATCAccaccatcaacaacatcaacaacgaCACCAAGTAGATACGAGAATCAAAAGAGAAGAGATTGGAACACATTTGGACAATACCTAAGAAACCATAGACCACCACTTTCACTCTCACGTTGTAGTGGAGCTCATGTCCTTGAATTCTTGCGATACCTCGACCAATTTGGAAAAACTAAGGTTCATACTCTGATTTGTCCCTTTTATGGACATCCAAATCCACCTGCATCATGTCCATGTCCTCTTCGCCAAGCGTGGGGTAGTCTTGATGCACTTATTGGGAGACTTAGAGCTGCTTTTGAAGAGAATGGTGGGAAGCCAGAAGCTAATCCTTTTGGTGCCCGTGCTGTTCGACTTTACCTTCGCGAAGTTAGGGATTCTCAAGCTAAAGCTAGAGGTATTAGTTATGAGAAAAAGAAGCGCAAGCGTCCGCCTCAgccgccaccaccaccaccatcaaaTAATGCAACTATAACTGATCTTCACTAG
- the LOC25485779 gene encoding F-box/kelch-repeat protein At3g23880: MISFILEEFITDTLSFLPVKSLLRFRCVHKSWNSLISDPNFIKLHLNRSSQTRDFTLVYTSDCCALTFTVFRLLENPPIIFNLPKDPYYQFKDKDCVYIVGSCNGLLCLLGHSYTNGYREMWFRCWNPATRTISGKLGYGCDKNGDIGFPFNFPTNLTFGYDNSTDTYKVVYFDPSGTKVRVFSLRENVWRNIQDSPTGTRDYAMNVVHLSGNVDWLTIRNHFTRYDCEDISIEHFVIVSLDLGTETHTQLAPPKGFNEVPYVKPNLSVLNNCLCFSHDFKQTHMVIWKMKKFGAEESWTQFFKVNYYNLQIYDHFNDLKFVLMPLCLSEKSDTVVLISNLESKTILYNWRYNKVQRIDKLCWFNDKGYVESLVSYC; the protein is encoded by the coding sequence ATGATTTCATTTATTTTGGAAGAATTTATCACTGACACTCTTTCGTTCCTTCCCGTGAAATCTCTCTTACGATTTAGGTGTGTACATAAGTCATGGAACTCCCTCATTTCTGATCCCAACTTCATCAAATTGCACCTTAATCGATCTTCACAAACTAGAGATTTCACTCTTGTATATACCTCAGATTGTTGTGCTTTAACCTTCACAGTTTTTCGTTTGCTCGAAAACCCTCCAATCATTTTTAATCTTCCCAAAGATCCTTATTATCAATTTAAAGACAAGGATTGTGTCTATATTGTTGGTTCTTGCAATGGATTGCTTTGCTTGCTCGGCCATTCTTACACCAATGGATATAGAGAGATGTGGTTTCGTTGCTGGAACCCGGCAACGAGGACAATATCAGGAAAATTAGGGTATGGTTGTGACAAAAACGGAGACATAGGTTTCCCTTTCAACTTTCCTACTAATTTGACATTTGGTTATGACAATTCAACTGACACATATAAGGTTGTGTATTTCGATCCTAGTGGAACAAAGGTAAGAGTTTTTAGTTTGAGAGAGAATGTTTGGAGAAACATTCAAGATTCCCCTACGGGTACTCGTGATTACGCCATGAATGTTGTGCATCTTAGTGGCAATGTTGATTGGTTGACAATTCGCAATCATTTCACTCGATATGATTGCGAAGATATTTCTATTGAACATTTTGTGATTGTTTCACTTGATTTGGGCACTGAGACACATACTCAGTTGGCACCTCCTAAAGGTTTCAATGAAGTTCCATATGTTAAACCAAATCTAAGTGTGTTAAATAATTGTCTTTGTTTTTCTCATGACTTCAAACAAACACATATGGTTATatggaaaatgaagaaatttggAGCTGAAGAATCTTGGACTCAATTCTTTaaagttaattattataatCTTCAAATATATGATCACTTTAATGACTTGAAGTTTGTGTTGATGCCATTATGCCTTTCGGAGAAGAGTGATACAGTAGTATTGATAAGCAATCTTGAAAGCAAAACTATTCTTTATAACTGGAGATATAACAAAGTACAGAGAATCGATAAACTTTGTTGGTTCAATGACAAGGGTTACGTTGAAAGCTTGGTTTCATATTGTTGA